From a single Streptomyces misionensis genomic region:
- a CDS encoding SpoIIE family protein phosphatase, which translates to MSPASSLDPKLFDETVAAVALFAGPEHRLVYQNAACCGMLGARPLGLPAREAFSEPDAAEFMTVLDDVVATGRPRQILESREPDPGAAEQARYFVYSCTPVTLPDGPGAMVVAMDTTAETMALQRYEALVSAVSQMVWVVRADGSAEEVVPGWQELTGSPWNGWMDEDWYAHIHPRDREGLGRAWHAAADQEPPGVMEATFRVRTADGSYRHVSTRCVPILRHGHAEEWVAATDDVEETWRAMLREHVLARVAEVAAGSLEEVFAAVVRTVVPELADSCVILLLSHEEWPLPENASVTARRVASAIRPGLPAAPALRGQSVAVTSTVRRMLESRVPRTFRLPPAGRFPAGLVPAVTERWLIAAGATSLTLVPLVVDGTVLGYAATSTNGDTPVPGPEDVELLRKVLHLAQRPIHRVLDLQRARRIALRLQRAHLIEPPTVPGASMAACYEPASSANEIGGDWYDAIVHSDGTLALDIGDVAGHDLSAATAMGQLRSMCRGLAWNMGPECTPGTVLAMLDDAADGLAIASFATAVHSHLRRSPDGTWRMAWSNAGHPPPLLVPARGTPRFLTGSGEDPPLCVDPRTRRTTHTRTLAPGDTVLYYTDGLIETPAASLDAGQQRLLRAAAHHRGKPLPELLRTLRQLSDARDDTALMAFRTDPGG; encoded by the coding sequence ATGAGTCCGGCGAGCTCTCTTGACCCGAAGCTGTTCGACGAGACGGTGGCGGCGGTCGCGCTGTTCGCCGGCCCCGAGCACCGACTGGTCTACCAGAACGCGGCCTGCTGCGGGATGCTCGGTGCACGGCCCCTGGGGCTGCCCGCCAGGGAGGCGTTCAGCGAACCGGATGCCGCGGAGTTCATGACCGTACTGGACGACGTCGTCGCCACCGGCCGGCCGCGCCAGATCCTGGAGTCACGTGAACCGGACCCCGGCGCCGCGGAACAGGCCAGGTACTTCGTCTACTCCTGCACGCCCGTCACCCTGCCCGACGGGCCCGGCGCCATGGTCGTCGCGATGGACACCACGGCCGAGACCATGGCGCTCCAGCGCTACGAGGCGCTGGTGTCGGCCGTGTCGCAGATGGTGTGGGTCGTGCGTGCGGACGGCTCCGCGGAGGAGGTCGTCCCCGGCTGGCAGGAGCTGACCGGTTCGCCCTGGAACGGCTGGATGGACGAGGACTGGTACGCCCACATCCATCCGCGGGATCGCGAGGGACTCGGCCGTGCCTGGCATGCCGCCGCCGACCAGGAACCTCCGGGGGTCATGGAGGCCACGTTCCGGGTGCGGACCGCCGACGGCTCCTATCGCCATGTGTCGACCCGCTGCGTGCCCATCCTGCGTCACGGCCACGCCGAGGAGTGGGTGGCCGCGACGGACGACGTCGAGGAGACATGGCGTGCCATGCTGCGTGAACACGTTCTCGCGCGAGTGGCGGAGGTCGCCGCAGGCAGTCTCGAAGAGGTTTTCGCGGCGGTCGTGCGGACGGTCGTGCCCGAACTCGCCGACTCCTGCGTGATTCTGCTGCTGTCCCACGAGGAATGGCCGCTGCCGGAGAACGCGAGCGTCACGGCCCGGCGGGTCGCCTCCGCGATCCGCCCGGGACTGCCGGCCGCCCCCGCTCTGCGGGGGCAGAGCGTCGCCGTCACGAGCACCGTGCGAAGGATGCTGGAGAGCCGGGTCCCGCGGACCTTCCGGCTCCCGCCCGCGGGTCGGTTCCCCGCCGGCCTGGTCCCGGCCGTCACCGAGCGTTGGCTGATCGCCGCGGGCGCCACCAGCCTGACACTCGTCCCGCTGGTCGTCGACGGGACCGTCCTCGGCTACGCCGCCACCAGCACCAACGGCGACACGCCGGTGCCCGGCCCCGAAGACGTCGAACTGCTGCGCAAAGTCCTGCACCTCGCGCAACGGCCCATCCACCGGGTCCTCGACCTGCAGCGCGCCCGGCGTATCGCCCTGCGCCTCCAGCGCGCCCATCTCATCGAGCCACCGACCGTGCCCGGCGCGTCGATGGCCGCCTGTTACGAGCCGGCCAGCTCGGCCAACGAGATCGGCGGCGACTGGTACGACGCCATCGTCCACTCCGACGGCACCCTGGCCCTCGACATCGGAGACGTCGCCGGCCACGACCTCAGCGCGGCGACCGCCATGGGCCAGTTGCGCAGCATGTGCCGCGGCCTCGCCTGGAACATGGGGCCCGAGTGCACGCCCGGAACCGTCCTGGCCATGCTCGACGACGCCGCCGACGGGCTGGCCATCGCCTCCTTCGCCACAGCCGTCCACTCCCATCTGCGACGAAGTCCCGACGGCACCTGGCGGATGGCGTGGTCCAACGCCGGGCACCCACCGCCCCTGCTCGTCCCCGCCCGGGGGACGCCCCGCTTCCTCACCGGCTCCGGTGAGGATCCCCCGCTGTGCGTCGACCCCAGAACCCGCCGCACCACCCACACCCGGACCCTCGCCCCCGGAGACACCGTCCTGTACTACACCGACGGCCTCATCGAAACGCCCGCCGCCTCCCTCGACGCGGGTCAGCAGCGTCTCCTGCGAGCCGCCGCCCATCACCGCGGCAAGCCCCTTCCCGAGCTGCTGCGCACCCTTCGGCAGCTCTCCGACGCCCGCGACGACACCGCCCTGATGGCCTTCCGTACCGACCCGGGCGGCTGA
- a CDS encoding GntP family permease codes for MTGHAWLLLATLAAAIGVLVLLINSRLRFHPFVALMVVSIGVALVAGLSTEQIADSVEKGAGDILGNVGITLAFGAMLGRLLADSGATERIAGVIVDRAGTRSLPWYMAGAAFVIGIPMFFEVGLIVLLPLIFSVARRLQADGRIKGSAHVYLAAPTIAALCTLHGMVPPHPGPLIGVQGLHADLGTTILVGLVCAVPTIVVSGPLYGRWIAPRLAVHPDRELVAQFTGRAPAEDADTSSAADGAARPGAAGAGRTGGVALGWALASVLVPVVLMLLRTVAELALAGSSPVRHVLTFTGEPVIAMFAGFLFALFALGYRSGHAPEKVRESLTGAIKSVAGILLIIAGGGAFNQVLEDTGIGKAVESAATGAHLNLLLLGWLIALVLSFSTGSATVGIVAATGILAPMAGDGGVQNSLLVVAIGAGSIGLNYVNHAGFWLVKESFGMTLGQATKSHTAIQTLVSVCGLLMALLISVFV; via the coding sequence GTGACGGGGCACGCGTGGCTGCTGCTGGCCACCCTCGCGGCGGCGATCGGCGTCCTGGTGCTGCTGATCAACTCACGGCTGAGGTTCCACCCCTTCGTGGCGCTGATGGTGGTGTCGATCGGCGTGGCCCTCGTGGCGGGCCTGTCCACCGAACAGATCGCGGACTCGGTGGAGAAGGGCGCCGGGGACATCCTCGGCAACGTCGGCATCACCCTGGCGTTCGGCGCGATGCTGGGCCGTCTGCTGGCCGACTCCGGCGCCACCGAACGGATCGCGGGCGTGATCGTGGACCGCGCCGGAACCCGCTCGCTGCCCTGGTACATGGCCGGGGCCGCGTTCGTCATCGGCATCCCGATGTTCTTCGAGGTCGGTCTGATCGTGCTGCTGCCGCTGATCTTCAGCGTCGCGCGCAGGCTCCAGGCCGACGGCCGGATCAAGGGCTCGGCCCATGTCTACCTGGCCGCCCCCACCATCGCGGCGCTGTGCACGCTGCACGGCATGGTGCCGCCGCACCCCGGCCCGCTCATCGGCGTCCAGGGGCTGCACGCCGACCTCGGCACCACCATCCTGGTCGGCCTGGTCTGCGCGGTGCCCACCATCGTGGTCTCCGGCCCGTTGTACGGCCGCTGGATCGCGCCGCGCCTGGCCGTGCACCCCGACCGGGAACTCGTCGCGCAGTTCACCGGCAGGGCGCCGGCCGAGGACGCGGACACGTCGTCCGCGGCGGACGGCGCCGCGCGACCGGGCGCGGCGGGCGCCGGGCGGACCGGCGGTGTCGCCCTGGGCTGGGCCCTGGCGTCGGTGCTGGTGCCGGTGGTGCTGATGCTGCTGCGCACCGTCGCCGAGCTGGCGCTCGCCGGATCGAGTCCGGTGCGGCACGTGCTCACCTTCACGGGCGAGCCGGTGATCGCTATGTTCGCCGGTTTCCTGTTCGCGCTGTTCGCCCTCGGCTACCGCAGCGGGCACGCGCCGGAGAAGGTGCGCGAGTCGCTGACCGGGGCCATCAAGTCCGTGGCCGGAATCCTGCTGATCATCGCGGGCGGCGGCGCGTTCAACCAGGTGCTGGAGGACACCGGGATCGGCAAGGCCGTCGAGTCGGCCGCCACCGGCGCGCACCTCAACCTCCTGCTGCTGGGCTGGCTGATCGCCCTGGTCCTGTCCTTCTCCACCGGTTCGGCGACGGTCGGCATCGTCGCCGCGACCGGCATCCTCGCCCCCATGGCGGGCGACGGAGGCGTGCAGAACTCCTTGCTGGTCGTCGCGATCGGCGCGGGCTCGATCGGTCTCAACTACGTGAACCACGCCGGCTTCTGGCTGGTCAAGGAGTCCTTCGGCATGACCCTCGGCCAGGCGACGAAGTCGCACACCGCGATCCAGACCCTCGTCAGCGTCTGCGGGCTGCTGATGGCCCTGCTGATCTCGGTCTTCGTCTGA
- a CDS encoding MSMEG_1061 family FMN-dependent PPOX-type flavoprotein, whose product MTNDTGSGGSLFEVLRADALTSPDQLREFYAPPSPHSLRKEIGHLTEETRALIACSSLVFIGSADVEGRADVTPRGGPAGFVSVLDERTVAIPDATGNKRLDTMHNVLQTGRVGLLFLIPGRPTTLRVNGRACVSARPELLARLAPVGKPPVTAIVVDVEQVYPHCPKSLMRANAWQPERWIPADAQPTSAEVTLAQLNLPGVTVEQIEEAERESLRLRFE is encoded by the coding sequence ATGACGAACGACACCGGGTCCGGCGGCTCGCTCTTCGAAGTCCTACGGGCGGACGCCCTCACCAGCCCTGACCAGTTGCGTGAGTTCTACGCACCGCCGAGCCCGCACTCGCTCCGCAAGGAGATCGGCCACCTGACCGAGGAGACCCGGGCGCTGATCGCTTGTTCCTCCCTGGTGTTCATCGGCAGTGCGGACGTCGAGGGCCGGGCGGACGTGACGCCGCGTGGCGGCCCGGCCGGATTCGTCTCGGTGCTGGACGAGCGGACCGTGGCGATCCCCGACGCGACCGGCAACAAGCGACTCGACACCATGCACAACGTGCTGCAGACCGGACGCGTCGGGCTGCTCTTCCTCATCCCGGGCCGCCCGACCACCCTGCGCGTCAACGGCCGCGCCTGCGTCTCGGCACGGCCCGAGCTGCTCGCCCGGCTCGCTCCCGTCGGAAAGCCGCCGGTCACGGCAATCGTGGTGGATGTCGAGCAGGTCTATCCGCACTGCCCGAAGTCACTGATGCGCGCCAACGCCTGGCAGCCCGAGCGGTGGATACCTGCCGACGCTCAGCCGACCAGCGCCGAGGTGACGCTGGCCCAGCTGAACCTGCCGGGCGTGACCGTCGAACAGATCGAGGAGGCCGAACGGGAGTCACTGCGCCTGCGCTTCGAGTGA
- a CDS encoding alpha/beta hydrolase, with amino-acid sequence MTKSFRNASLLAATAVVLGLLAPVTSSASAGGPLHWAGCEGTGHDPRQECATLSVPLDYADPNGPRIDLALSRIRSEKPSARRGALLLIPGGPGGDSLDDPSGKGQKLPQAVRDQYDLIGFAPRGNAPSTAVDCGVDHGDLALTALRPWPAADGSVTGNMATARRMADACARNGGALIRHISTVDNARDVDRIRAALGERRLSVWGVSYGTYVGAVYAQLFPRRTDRVVLDSSGNPDPVRAERAWLAAFEVGVEDDFPVFAKWASTPGNRYRLADTAAEVRPLFLRLAAQLDRAPIPWPGANPAELNGNVLRQTMLNSFYDPDDYTGLAQLILAARKGTVPPAPQSPPDSALQNLTGVAAATLCNDVTWPRSTSFYQKAVDESRAKYPLTAGMPRNAMVCAAWPWRPEQAPVRITDRGPSGRIMLVQNERDVATPLSGALKLRAALGRRAVMVTVDSTGHEAYLANGNACGDDTVSRFLATGRRPGADVHCE; translated from the coding sequence ATGACGAAGAGCTTCCGCAACGCCTCACTCCTCGCCGCCACCGCCGTCGTCCTCGGCCTGCTCGCGCCGGTCACGTCGTCCGCCAGTGCCGGCGGGCCGCTGCACTGGGCGGGGTGTGAGGGCACCGGCCACGATCCCCGGCAGGAGTGCGCGACCCTCTCAGTGCCGCTGGACTACGCCGACCCGAACGGCCCGCGGATCGACCTGGCCCTGTCCCGTATCCGCAGCGAGAAGCCGTCGGCCCGCCGCGGCGCGCTGCTGCTCATCCCCGGCGGGCCGGGCGGCGACAGCCTCGACGACCCGTCCGGGAAAGGACAGAAGCTGCCCCAGGCCGTGCGGGACCAGTACGACCTGATCGGGTTCGCGCCCCGTGGCAACGCGCCCTCCACGGCCGTCGATTGCGGGGTCGACCACGGCGATCTCGCCCTGACGGCGCTGCGGCCCTGGCCCGCCGCCGACGGATCGGTCACCGGGAACATGGCCACCGCCCGGCGCATGGCGGACGCGTGCGCCCGCAACGGCGGCGCGCTGATACGACACATCAGCACGGTCGACAACGCCCGTGACGTCGACCGTATCCGGGCCGCGCTGGGCGAGCGCCGTCTGTCGGTGTGGGGCGTGTCGTACGGGACGTACGTCGGCGCGGTCTACGCCCAGCTGTTCCCGCGGCGCACGGACCGCGTCGTCCTCGACAGCAGCGGCAACCCCGATCCGGTCAGGGCGGAGCGCGCCTGGCTCGCCGCGTTCGAGGTGGGCGTCGAGGACGACTTCCCCGTGTTCGCCAAGTGGGCGTCCACACCCGGCAATCGGTACCGGCTGGCCGACACGGCCGCCGAGGTGCGCCCCCTCTTCCTCCGCCTCGCCGCCCAACTGGACCGCGCCCCGATCCCCTGGCCCGGCGCCAACCCGGCCGAGTTGAACGGCAACGTCCTGCGCCAGACCATGCTGAACAGCTTCTACGACCCCGACGACTACACCGGTCTGGCCCAGCTGATCCTGGCCGCACGCAAGGGCACCGTCCCGCCCGCGCCGCAGTCGCCCCCGGACAGCGCGCTGCAGAACCTCACCGGCGTGGCCGCCGCCACCCTTTGCAACGACGTCACCTGGCCCCGCTCAACGAGCTTCTACCAGAAGGCCGTTGACGAGAGCCGCGCCAAGTACCCCCTGACCGCGGGCATGCCTCGCAACGCGATGGTCTGCGCCGCCTGGCCGTGGCGGCCGGAACAGGCACCGGTGCGGATCACCGACCGCGGACCGTCCGGCCGGATCATGCTTGTCCAGAACGAGCGCGACGTGGCGACCCCGCTGAGCGGCGCCCTCAAGCTCCGTGCCGCGCTGGGCCGCCGTGCCGTCATGGTCACCGTCGACTCCACCGGCCACGAGGCCTACCTGGCCAACGGCAACGCCTGCGGGGACGACACCGTCTCACGGTTCCTGGCCACCGGCCGACGGCCCGGGGCGGACGTCCACTGCGAGTGA
- a CDS encoding LLM class flavin-dependent oxidoreductase has protein sequence MTAPAQVAYDDVLRVWREADGIERIEHAWLFDHLMPLGGDPNGPTFEGWTLLSALAAVTERLRLGVMVTSNRFRPPAMLAKMATTVDAVSGGRLEFGIGAGSRPDVPLARREYSAHGLPFHDAAHAVGSLAEACTIIRRLWTETAPFDFQGEYHQLTGAFCSPKPVQHPHPPILIGGQATPTLRVVARHADRWNMPGGSIDRAVERSATLDRLCDEIGRNPAEITRSIVLPVSYDRPDGTRRTIRAALDGGFSHIVLGLDAPYPTGVARWVADTVIGPLSDTITAPEPRNHR, from the coding sequence ATGACCGCCCCGGCGCAGGTCGCCTACGACGACGTCCTGCGGGTCTGGCGGGAAGCGGACGGCATCGAACGGATCGAGCACGCCTGGCTGTTCGACCACCTCATGCCGCTCGGCGGCGACCCGAACGGACCCACCTTCGAGGGCTGGACGCTGCTGTCCGCCCTCGCGGCCGTAACCGAACGGTTGCGGCTCGGCGTGATGGTCACGAGCAACAGGTTCCGGCCGCCGGCCATGCTGGCCAAGATGGCCACCACCGTCGACGCCGTCTCCGGCGGCCGGCTCGAGTTCGGCATCGGCGCGGGCTCTCGCCCAGACGTGCCGTTGGCCCGGCGTGAGTATTCGGCTCACGGCCTCCCCTTCCACGATGCCGCCCACGCGGTCGGGAGCCTCGCCGAGGCGTGCACGATCATCCGCAGACTCTGGACCGAGACCGCACCGTTCGACTTCCAGGGCGAGTACCACCAGTTGACGGGCGCGTTCTGCAGTCCCAAACCGGTCCAGCATCCTCACCCGCCGATCCTGATCGGTGGCCAGGCCACCCCGACGCTGCGCGTGGTCGCCAGGCATGCGGACCGGTGGAACATGCCCGGCGGCAGCATCGACAGGGCCGTCGAGCGCAGCGCCACGCTGGACCGGCTGTGCGACGAGATCGGCCGGAACCCGGCCGAGATCACTCGGTCCATCGTCCTGCCCGTCTCGTACGACCGGCCCGACGGCACCCGCCGCACCATCCGAGCGGCACTCGACGGCGGGTTCAGCCACATCGTGCTCGGACTGGACGCGCCCTACCCGACCGGCGTCGCACGCTGGGTCGCCGACACCGTCATCGGCCCCCTCTCCGACACGATCACCGCCCCTGAACCGAGGAATCACAGATGA
- a CDS encoding SflA family class IV lanthipeptide encodes MPVAVPELLEADGFRDAGPLEIDDEAIVFEDDDRGDREHTACLSDPWVTATTRFSCDLNS; translated from the coding sequence ATGCCCGTAGCCGTGCCGGAACTGCTGGAAGCCGACGGATTCCGCGACGCGGGTCCGCTGGAGATCGACGACGAGGCGATCGTGTTCGAGGACGACGACCGCGGCGACCGCGAGCACACCGCGTGCCTCTCCGACCCCTGGGTGACCGCCACCACCCGCTTCTCGTGTGACCTGAACTCGTAG
- the lanL gene encoding class IV lanthionine synthetase LanL: MAVSIAGRSGWSDETWSYLNDPRMPAMEHGWKLHVSARPGNLDAVTRLVLPVLSRHVCHAKFARDPETLRRLNSGVVSAGAVGKAITVYPPAGTVVEIARELAAVLRDREGPQVVSDRRVDPRAPVYYRYGPFTGDYRTGRAGRLESVMTGPDGRIFDGLAVGRYRCPPWAEDPFASGREHGDEPSAPGFGGGRYTVTAGIARAAQGNVYRAVDRALGRPVVVKQARAFVGEDETGTDARHRLRNERGVLTALDGVTGVPRALDYFAHRTDEYLVMSSCGNRDLRREVLRNGPYRDDDTRPARALSVLATRLLRVLDAIHGRNVVVRDLKPDNVVLDDSGHCHVIDFGISELDGAGPGGATPGYGEPVLRTTGPATPADDHYALGATLFFAATGMDPVIVDSDHEVNRDRTLDCLAWALPGHAHREIRSSITGLLSFDPAVRTGAADRLRTGTPAAARRPARPRLDSDLLDELIEHTTAFCVDEAHAIVDPVRAAQLNVPTSIDVYGGSSGLGLELLHHAHRPQVRSAVDELARWTARQSRNLPPGFYTGRTGVELFLAQAGSETASEADARPGCPVLPDRAPDGGPPEADLIAGAAGIGLGRLLLARHALRSGRRPAADRHLAVAAACDRMLASGSARLSPPGSDTAGSAALREGLAHGEAGIACFLLEYGGTTGDPDAVGRSGQAAARLAAVTPDIIAAAAEPGATRRYGSWCRGLAGIGTVLVRAAGHLGEPEYLRLAQRAARACAALAPRMPLVTQCCGLAGVGDLMVDVAEASESEEFWDAAETVALLILSRSGGTWSRPVFPDTGLARPSATWAGGSAGVLAFFRRLRDRGGPRLGLAA; encoded by the coding sequence GTGGCCGTCTCCATCGCCGGCCGCAGCGGTTGGTCCGACGAGACGTGGTCGTACCTGAACGATCCGCGGATGCCGGCGATGGAACACGGCTGGAAACTGCATGTCTCGGCGCGCCCGGGCAATCTCGACGCGGTGACCCGGCTCGTGCTGCCAGTGCTGTCCCGACATGTCTGCCACGCGAAGTTCGCCCGCGACCCGGAGACGCTGCGCCGGCTCAACTCCGGGGTGGTGAGCGCCGGAGCCGTCGGGAAGGCGATCACCGTCTATCCCCCGGCAGGCACGGTGGTCGAGATCGCCCGGGAACTCGCCGCCGTACTCCGTGACCGTGAGGGCCCGCAGGTCGTCAGCGACCGGCGGGTCGACCCGAGGGCCCCGGTCTACTACCGCTACGGCCCCTTCACGGGCGACTACCGGACCGGCCGCGCCGGGCGGCTCGAATCCGTCATGACCGGGCCGGACGGCCGGATCTTCGACGGCCTGGCCGTCGGCCGCTACCGGTGCCCACCGTGGGCCGAAGACCCCTTCGCGAGTGGTCGCGAACACGGTGACGAGCCGTCCGCGCCCGGCTTCGGCGGCGGACGCTACACGGTCACCGCCGGCATCGCACGTGCGGCCCAGGGCAACGTCTACCGCGCGGTGGACCGTGCTCTCGGGCGGCCGGTGGTGGTCAAACAGGCGAGGGCCTTCGTGGGCGAGGACGAAACCGGTACGGACGCCCGCCACCGGCTGCGCAACGAGCGCGGGGTCCTCACCGCGCTCGACGGTGTGACGGGCGTGCCCCGCGCCCTGGACTACTTCGCGCACCGGACGGACGAGTACCTGGTGATGAGCAGTTGCGGCAACCGGGACCTGCGCAGGGAGGTGCTGCGGAACGGCCCCTACCGGGACGACGACACCCGGCCGGCGCGCGCCCTGTCCGTGCTCGCCACCCGGCTCCTGCGCGTCCTGGACGCGATCCACGGCCGGAACGTGGTCGTGCGCGACCTCAAGCCCGACAACGTCGTGCTCGACGACTCGGGCCACTGCCACGTGATCGACTTCGGGATCAGCGAGTTGGACGGCGCCGGCCCGGGAGGGGCGACCCCCGGATACGGCGAGCCGGTTCTGCGCACGACCGGACCGGCCACTCCCGCCGACGACCACTACGCCCTCGGCGCAACCCTCTTCTTCGCCGCCACCGGCATGGATCCGGTGATCGTCGACAGCGACCACGAGGTCAACCGGGACAGGACCCTGGACTGCCTGGCCTGGGCGTTGCCCGGGCACGCCCACCGGGAGATCCGGTCGTCGATCACCGGCCTGCTGAGCTTCGACCCCGCCGTACGGACCGGCGCCGCCGACCGCCTGCGCACCGGCACGCCCGCAGCCGCGCGCCGGCCGGCGCGCCCCCGGCTCGACAGCGACCTGCTGGACGAACTCATCGAGCACACGACCGCGTTCTGCGTCGATGAAGCGCACGCGATCGTGGACCCGGTACGGGCCGCACAGCTGAACGTCCCCACCTCGATCGACGTCTACGGCGGCAGTTCGGGACTCGGGCTGGAGCTCCTCCACCATGCGCACCGGCCCCAAGTGCGCTCGGCGGTGGACGAGTTGGCGCGGTGGACGGCGCGACAGTCCAGGAACCTCCCACCCGGCTTCTACACGGGACGCACCGGCGTCGAACTCTTCCTCGCACAGGCCGGGTCGGAGACCGCGTCGGAGGCGGACGCGCGGCCTGGGTGTCCCGTCCTGCCGGACCGCGCACCGGACGGCGGACCGCCGGAGGCGGACCTGATCGCGGGCGCCGCCGGAATCGGCCTGGGCCGGCTGCTGCTCGCCCGACACGCTCTCCGGTCCGGTCGCCGACCCGCCGCGGACCGGCACCTCGCCGTCGCCGCCGCATGCGACCGGATGCTGGCGTCGGGCAGCGCCCGGCTGAGCCCGCCCGGGTCGGACACGGCCGGGAGCGCCGCGCTCCGCGAGGGCCTCGCGCACGGCGAGGCGGGCATCGCGTGCTTCCTACTCGAATACGGCGGCACGACCGGGGACCCGGACGCGGTCGGCCGCTCCGGGCAGGCCGCCGCGCGCTTGGCCGCCGTGACACCCGACATCATCGCGGCGGCCGCCGAACCGGGGGCGACACGCCGTTACGGCTCGTGGTGCCGGGGCCTGGCCGGCATCGGAACCGTACTCGTGCGGGCCGCCGGACACCTCGGCGAACCCGAGTACCTCCGCCTCGCCCAGCGGGCCGCCCGCGCCTGCGCCGCACTGGCACCACGGATGCCGCTCGTCACGCAGTGCTGCGGGCTGGCCGGCGTGGGCGACCTGATGGTGGACGTCGCGGAGGCCTCCGAGTCCGAGGAGTTCTGGGACGCGGCCGAGACCGTCGCCCTGCTCATCCTGAGCCGCAGTGGCGGCACTTGGTCGCGGCCCGTGTTCCCGGACACCGGCCTCGCACGGCCGAGCGCCACTTGGGCCGGTGGCTCCGCGGGCGTGCTGGCCTTCTTCCGACGGCTGCGCGACCGGGGCGGCCCCCGGCTCGGCCTCGCAGCCTGA
- a CDS encoding TetR/AcrR family transcriptional regulator — MSTADTPSASAGRKRADVRRNEQKLLDAAAAVFVRMGIDAPVREIAAESGLGMGTIYRHFPTRADLVVAVFRHQVDALAAAVHAAPTADTPYEVLRQWVHQFADFLVTKHGLAEALHSDQAGFESLHNEFVERLQPVLDRLLKESAAAGYTRSDVRAYDFMLAIGNLCIGVENFPDYQARRMIDLLLAGLARTAPASTGDEPKQHRR, encoded by the coding sequence ATGTCCACGGCCGACACGCCGTCAGCATCGGCAGGACGTAAGCGAGCCGACGTACGCCGCAACGAGCAGAAGCTCCTGGACGCGGCCGCGGCCGTTTTCGTCCGGATGGGGATCGATGCGCCCGTGCGGGAGATCGCCGCCGAATCTGGCCTCGGCATGGGCACGATCTACCGCCACTTCCCCACCAGGGCGGACCTGGTGGTAGCGGTCTTCCGGCATCAGGTCGACGCGCTCGCCGCCGCCGTCCACGCGGCGCCGACTGCCGACACGCCGTACGAGGTGCTGCGGCAGTGGGTCCACCAGTTCGCCGACTTCCTGGTCACCAAGCACGGCCTCGCCGAGGCGCTGCACTCGGACCAAGCGGGATTCGAGAGCCTGCACAACGAGTTCGTCGAGCGTCTGCAGCCCGTGCTCGACCGGCTGTTGAAGGAGTCCGCCGCCGCCGGATACACGCGCTCCGACGTACGGGCCTACGACTTCATGCTCGCCATCGGCAACCTGTGCATCGGAGTGGAGAACTTCCCCGACTACCAGGCCCGCCGCATGATCGACCTGCTGCTCGCCGGCCTCGCCCGGACCGCCCCGGCATCGACCGGCGACGAGCCGAAACAGCATCGCCGCTAG
- a CDS encoding alpha/beta hydrolase family protein, protein MRLVSDNTSADGGNDFTTPVISVNPISLAARDRGQDLEVRITAPTTGDNVPVVVLSHGMALTMDDYAPLVGFWAARGFAVVQPTHLDALGLAPDDPRTPLIWRIRADDLTAVLDQLDTIEAAVPGLAGRVDHDRIAVAGHSWGAQTASILAGARVVGADGTPGESMADPRVGAAVLMSLPGTGGADLSPLATEHFPFMSPDFSELKTPSLMVAGDRDQSPLTVRGPDWFTDGYRLSPGATDLLTLFGAEHGLGGIQGANDTRTTDESPERVALVRQITLAYLRTALGLDHDAWPTARRTLAAADAPLGIIDSK, encoded by the coding sequence ATGCGTCTCGTGAGCGACAACACGTCCGCCGACGGCGGCAACGACTTCACCACCCCGGTCATCTCCGTCAACCCGATCTCACTGGCCGCCCGGGACCGCGGCCAGGACCTGGAGGTACGGATCACAGCGCCGACGACCGGCGACAACGTGCCCGTCGTCGTCCTCTCCCATGGCATGGCCCTGACCATGGACGACTACGCGCCGCTGGTCGGCTTCTGGGCCGCCCGCGGGTTCGCCGTCGTCCAGCCCACCCATCTCGACGCCCTCGGCCTCGCCCCCGACGATCCGCGCACCCCGCTCATCTGGCGCATCCGCGCCGATGACCTCACCGCCGTGCTCGACCAGCTCGACACGATCGAAGCCGCCGTGCCCGGGTTGGCCGGCCGCGTCGACCACGACCGCATCGCGGTCGCCGGACATTCCTGGGGCGCGCAGACCGCCAGCATCCTCGCGGGCGCACGGGTCGTCGGCGCCGACGGCACTCCCGGCGAGAGCATGGCCGACCCGCGCGTCGGCGCCGCGGTACTGATGTCCCTGCCCGGCACCGGCGGCGCCGACCTGAGCCCGCTCGCCACCGAGCACTTCCCGTTCATGAGCCCCGATTTCAGCGAGTTGAAGACGCCCAGCCTCATGGTCGCCGGCGACCGCGACCAGTCCCCGCTGACGGTACGCGGTCCGGACTGGTTCACCGACGGCTACCGGCTCAGCCCCGGCGCCACCGATCTGCTGACCCTGTTCGGGGCGGAACACGGACTCGGTGGCATCCAGGGAGCCAACGACACGCGCACCACCGACGAAAGCCCCGAGCGTGTCGCGCTCGTGCGGCAGATCACTCTGGCGTATCTGCGCACCGCTCTGGGCCTCGACCATGACGCATGGCCCACCGCCCGCCGGACTCTGGCCGCGGCCGATGCCCCACTGGGAATCATCGACTCGAAGTGA